One window from the genome of Trabulsiella odontotermitis encodes:
- a CDS encoding autotransporter outer membrane beta-barrel domain-containing protein, with amino-acid sequence MSSILVAGNANAIADFHDDDGVITGNGVIDAGGVYKVIGTAGEDNTISVANNGSVTVNHNGGSPMISGWGEFDEGDFLLTSGSVVVANSGKIDLGSGSTVNTVYGDLIEGTFPSRPDLALDQDYEFVFGVGIIKVGGSSDAYLAKAGNITADDLTVNISHQRADKFVVGIHGEKATATMDFTGLTTVNSTALGEKGKAFGIYAKDGTQVTAEDLKLTTKGREYSVGMSSDSSQDNARSLIVYNNAVVNSTADEYADGINTSGGHIEALGDTQVTVTVNQTGGVTSGIWVSDGQAGIDLDSHFTAKGKTSLALNAGADGTVLHGAESIGSSELTTNDLAIVMDSQGHQQTEGVGLLATKDDAQTAGRVVINGKLNIDAVDTTHNGTWHYIQADKGGDIALKGEIQLGTNNNDPDATAILAENADSRVTTTGQKMQVVGTIEAKDSALIDLNANNSSRFIGGFLTSTDAINNLALAEGSVWDMTKDSQLTNLTLNDSTLNFMHTAAQSRKMTRDAATFRTLTVDNDYTGNNGNLVMNTQLGDDNSATDRLIVNGNTSGTTNVTVLNAGGAGGLTTDGIELITVNGNSAGEFKQRGRIVAGAYDYTLQRGAGQDAANWYLSSALSPEDPVDPVDPVDPVDPLDPQDPADPVVPQKPVTPQKPTQPKEHAVRPEAGLYAMNLQAANNLFTTRLHDRLGETHYVDALTGETAVTSMWLRNVGGHTRQKDSSGQLNMQSNRYVMQLGGDIAQWSSDNADRYHLGVMAGYANQKSRAVNHRNGNRADGSISGYSVGVYGTWLQDNDTLEGAYVDSWAQYNWFDNTVSGHGVESEAYDSDGFTASVESGYTWKLADISERNSLYIQPKAQVTWMGVKADPHKEANGTRVEGNGDGNIQTRVGVRLYGHGHNQLDDGKGRTFQPFVEANWIHNSKDFGVSLNGEQVALAGARNIGELKAGVEGQLTKNVALWGNVGQQIGDKGYSDTSAMIGIKASF; translated from the coding sequence ATGAGTAGCATTCTGGTTGCAGGTAATGCTAATGCAATTGCAGACTTTCATGATGATGATGGTGTTATTACCGGGAATGGTGTTATAGACGCTGGTGGTGTTTATAAAGTTATCGGTACAGCGGGTGAAGATAATACGATTTCTGTTGCGAATAATGGCAGTGTCACCGTAAATCATAATGGTGGCTCGCCGATGATCTCGGGCTGGGGTGAGTTTGATGAGGGTGATTTTCTGCTCACCAGCGGCTCCGTTGTGGTCGCCAATAGCGGCAAGATTGACCTGGGCTCTGGCTCTACTGTGAATACGGTTTATGGTGACCTGATCGAAGGTACTTTCCCTTCGCGACCGGACCTGGCGCTGGATCAGGATTATGAATTTGTCTTTGGTGTGGGCATCATTAAGGTTGGTGGAAGTAGTGATGCTTACCTTGCGAAAGCGGGGAATATTACCGCAGATGACCTGACGGTGAATATTAGCCACCAGCGTGCTGATAAATTTGTCGTCGGTATTCATGGCGAAAAAGCGACGGCGACGATGGATTTTACCGGTTTAACCACGGTTAATTCCACCGCGCTCGGCGAAAAAGGCAAAGCGTTTGGTATTTATGCAAAAGACGGTACGCAGGTTACTGCTGAAGATTTAAAGCTGACCACCAAAGGTCGGGAATATTCAGTGGGAATGTCTTCAGATTCCTCGCAGGATAATGCCCGTTCTCTCATCGTTTATAATAATGCCGTGGTTAACTCGACTGCTGATGAGTATGCCGATGGTATTAACACTAGCGGTGGTCACATTGAAGCGCTGGGCGATACGCAGGTAACTGTCACCGTCAATCAGACGGGTGGGGTGACGTCCGGGATCTGGGTCTCCGATGGACAGGCCGGTATCGATTTAGATTCACACTTCACGGCGAAAGGTAAAACGTCGCTGGCATTAAACGCCGGCGCTGATGGTACGGTCCTCCATGGGGCTGAGTCGATTGGTTCATCGGAATTAACCACCAACGATCTGGCCATTGTGATGGACAGTCAGGGACACCAGCAAACTGAAGGTGTGGGCTTGCTGGCCACAAAAGATGACGCTCAGACCGCAGGTCGTGTTGTGATCAATGGCAAACTGAACATTGATGCCGTGGATACCACTCACAATGGCACCTGGCACTACATCCAGGCGGATAAAGGTGGCGACATTGCGCTGAAGGGTGAAATTCAACTGGGCACCAACAACAACGACCCGGATGCCACTGCGATCCTGGCGGAAAACGCAGATTCACGCGTCACGACGACGGGGCAGAAAATGCAGGTTGTCGGTACCATTGAAGCGAAAGATTCCGCGCTGATTGATTTGAATGCTAACAACAGCTCCCGTTTTATCGGCGGCTTTCTGACCAGCACCGATGCCATAAACAATCTGGCGCTGGCGGAGGGCTCTGTCTGGGACATGACGAAAGATTCTCAACTGACCAACCTGACGTTGAATGACTCAACGCTGAATTTCATGCATACCGCGGCGCAGAGCCGGAAAATGACGCGTGATGCGGCAACGTTCAGGACGCTTACGGTGGACAATGATTACACGGGTAACAACGGTAATCTGGTGATGAACACGCAGCTTGGTGATGACAACTCCGCAACTGACCGCCTGATCGTTAACGGCAACACCAGCGGAACGACCAACGTGACGGTGCTGAACGCAGGTGGCGCGGGAGGGCTCACCACTGATGGTATCGAACTGATCACCGTTAACGGCAATTCCGCAGGTGAATTCAAACAGCGCGGGCGTATCGTTGCCGGTGCCTATGACTACACCCTGCAGCGTGGCGCAGGTCAGGACGCGGCGAACTGGTACCTGAGCAGCGCGCTGTCTCCGGAAGATCCTGTTGACCCGGTAGATCCGGTTGACCCTGTTGACCCGCTTGATCCACAGGACCCGGCTGACCCTGTCGTACCACAAAAACCGGTGACGCCGCAGAAACCGACTCAGCCGAAAGAGCACGCCGTGCGTCCGGAAGCCGGTCTGTATGCGATGAACCTGCAGGCAGCCAACAACCTGTTTACCACCCGTCTGCATGACCGTCTGGGTGAAACGCATTACGTTGACGCGCTGACCGGCGAAACCGCCGTCACCAGCATGTGGCTGCGTAACGTTGGCGGGCATACCCGTCAGAAAGACAGCAGCGGTCAGCTGAACATGCAGAGCAACCGCTATGTGATGCAGCTGGGCGGCGATATCGCGCAGTGGAGTTCGGACAATGCTGACCGTTATCACCTCGGTGTGATGGCCGGTTATGCCAACCAGAAGAGCCGCGCGGTCAACCACCGTAACGGCAACCGTGCTGACGGCAGCATCAGCGGTTACAGCGTCGGTGTCTACGGCACCTGGCTGCAGGATAACGACACGCTGGAAGGCGCATACGTTGACAGCTGGGCGCAGTACAACTGGTTCGACAATACCGTTTCCGGTCATGGTGTTGAGTCTGAAGCGTATGATTCTGATGGCTTCACCGCCTCTGTTGAATCGGGCTACACCTGGAAACTGGCCGATATCAGCGAACGCAATTCGCTGTACATCCAGCCGAAAGCCCAGGTCACCTGGATGGGTGTGAAAGCGGATCCGCACAAAGAAGCCAACGGCACCCGCGTGGAAGGCAACGGCGACGGCAACATTCAGACCCGCGTCGGCGTGCGTCTGTACGGTCACGGCCACAACCAACTGGATGACGGTAAAGGCCGCACCTTCCAGCCGTTCGTGGAAGCCAACTGGATCCACAACAGCAAAGACTTTGGTGTGTCGCTGAACGGCGAGCAGGTAGCGCTGGCAGGTGCCCGCAATATCGGTGAACTGAAGGCCGGTGTTGAAGGTCAGTTGACGAAGAACGTCGCCCTGTGGGGTAACGTCGGTCAGCAGATCGGTGACAAAGGCTACAGTGATACCTCGGCGATGATCGGTATTAAAGCGTCGTTCTGA
- a CDS encoding GntR family transcriptional regulator — MKESLYQRIARELAADIASGKYPAGSQFPTEKELCESYLVSRHTVREALRSLTEQGLISRRKGAGTHVTDSPDANSQDHPLAYLEDLLVLARNNLRVVKKVDEIVADIELAQVIGCPPGSRWLHIASIREDSQKRDAPICWTDSYASTTYSKLRQLVRSDPHALISDLIEEHYGIRSQEVHQTITAVGVPAKMAKVLGVETGSPALRIVRRYIDRQGETFETTVSVHPAGRYTCSLVLKHLTAEE; from the coding sequence ATGAAAGAGTCTCTGTACCAACGTATTGCCCGTGAGCTGGCGGCGGATATTGCCTCCGGCAAATATCCTGCGGGCTCGCAGTTTCCGACGGAAAAAGAGCTGTGCGAATCCTATCTTGTCAGCCGCCATACCGTGCGTGAAGCGCTGCGAAGCCTGACGGAGCAGGGTCTGATTTCGCGACGCAAGGGGGCGGGGACGCACGTCACTGACAGCCCTGATGCGAATTCGCAGGACCACCCGCTGGCCTATCTGGAAGATTTGCTGGTGCTGGCCCGCAATAATCTGCGGGTGGTAAAAAAGGTTGATGAGATTGTGGCGGACATCGAACTGGCACAGGTCATCGGCTGCCCGCCAGGATCGCGCTGGCTGCATATCGCCAGCATTCGTGAAGACAGCCAGAAACGCGATGCGCCGATTTGCTGGACCGACAGCTACGCCAGCACGACCTACAGCAAACTGCGCCAGCTGGTGCGCAGCGACCCTCATGCGCTGATAAGCGATCTGATCGAAGAACACTACGGGATTCGCAGCCAGGAAGTACACCAGACCATCACCGCGGTCGGCGTGCCAGCGAAAATGGCGAAAGTGCTGGGTGTGGAGACGGGTTCCCCGGCGCTGCGTATCGTCCGGCGTTATATCGACCGCCAGGGCGAGACCTTCGAAACGACGGTTTCCGTGCATCCCGCCGGGCGCTATACCTGTTCGCTGGTGCTGAAGCATCTGACAGCAGAAGAGTAA
- a CDS encoding class-II fumarase/aspartase family protein: MASTVLDSVLFRDSFGTPAMRAIFDDHELIRKYVEVEVALAKAEARCGVIPQDAAKEIAEKCNADTLDFDLLRHETEIVGYPILPLVHQISKQAGASGGYVHWGATTQDIMDTAVVLQIRDAFDLIDADIRELRVILAGLAQRYRDTPMAGRTHLQQALPITFGYKAAIWLDMFDRHAERLEQARPRVLVGEFAGAAGTLASLGDKGLAVQKAMMEELGLGVPASTWHVARDGFAEAVNLLGVITGSLGKIAYDVMLLAANEFGELYEPFVKGRGASSTMPQKRNPISSELMLACAKGVRQHAGLMLDAMVQDLERATGPWHAEWIAIPESFVLAAGALHQAKFMLDGLIVDENAMARNLDMTKGLIVAEAVMMGLAPYIGRQDAHDVVYDACRVVNEKGGRLADVLNAMPGVSSRLDPQLIERLTDPANYLGMAPQMVDQVLAKSAGRH; encoded by the coding sequence ATGGCTTCCACTGTATTAGATTCCGTCCTGTTCAGGGATTCTTTTGGTACGCCGGCCATGCGCGCCATCTTTGATGATCACGAACTTATCCGCAAATACGTTGAGGTAGAAGTGGCACTGGCGAAGGCCGAAGCGCGCTGCGGCGTCATCCCGCAAGATGCGGCCAAAGAGATCGCCGAAAAATGTAATGCCGATACCCTGGATTTCGACCTGCTGCGTCATGAGACCGAAATTGTCGGTTACCCGATTCTGCCGCTGGTGCATCAGATCTCTAAACAGGCGGGCGCATCGGGCGGCTACGTCCACTGGGGCGCCACCACCCAGGACATCATGGACACGGCTGTCGTCCTGCAAATCCGCGACGCATTTGACCTTATCGACGCCGACATTCGCGAGCTGCGCGTCATTCTCGCCGGTCTTGCGCAACGCTATCGTGACACGCCAATGGCAGGCCGCACCCATCTGCAACAGGCACTTCCGATCACCTTCGGCTATAAAGCCGCTATCTGGCTGGATATGTTTGACCGTCACGCCGAACGTCTGGAACAGGCGCGCCCTCGCGTACTGGTGGGTGAATTCGCCGGTGCGGCAGGCACCCTGGCGTCGCTGGGCGATAAAGGTCTCGCCGTGCAAAAAGCGATGATGGAAGAGCTTGGCCTTGGCGTTCCCGCCTCCACCTGGCACGTCGCGCGCGATGGTTTTGCCGAAGCGGTGAACCTGCTCGGGGTGATCACCGGGTCGCTCGGCAAAATCGCCTATGACGTGATGCTGCTTGCCGCCAACGAATTTGGCGAACTGTACGAGCCGTTTGTGAAGGGCCGCGGTGCCAGCAGCACCATGCCGCAGAAACGCAACCCGATCTCCAGCGAACTGATGCTGGCCTGCGCCAAAGGGGTTCGCCAGCACGCCGGGCTGATGCTCGACGCGATGGTTCAGGATCTCGAACGCGCGACCGGCCCGTGGCATGCCGAATGGATCGCCATCCCGGAAAGCTTTGTGCTGGCCGCCGGGGCGCTGCATCAGGCGAAGTTCATGCTCGATGGCTTAATCGTTGATGAGAACGCGATGGCCAGAAACCTTGATATGACCAAAGGACTTATCGTGGCCGAAGCCGTCATGATGGGACTGGCCCCTTACATTGGTCGTCAGGATGCGCATGACGTGGTGTACGACGCCTGTCGCGTAGTGAACGAAAAAGGCGGTCGCCTGGCGGACGTACTCAACGCGATGCCTGGCGTCTCAAGCCGTCTGGATCCGCAACTGATTGAACGCCTGA
- a CDS encoding 2-oxo-tetronate isomerase — MTTPSLSVASELGRVLVEKQLQLATAESCTGGLIASALCAADDTPSFYGSGFITYTDGAKITMLGVRRETIQTFTAVSEQTVKEMAAGAKQRSEADVSLAVSGYAGPDGGEDGTPAGTVWFAWQLADDEIHTSVKRFDGDSESVLAQATSYAMAALILLLAEYV; from the coding sequence ATGACAACACCTTCGTTATCGGTTGCCAGTGAGTTGGGGCGCGTACTGGTTGAAAAACAGTTGCAACTGGCAACGGCGGAGTCCTGTACTGGCGGGCTCATTGCGTCGGCGTTATGCGCCGCTGACGATACCCCGTCGTTTTACGGTAGCGGGTTTATTACTTACACGGATGGCGCCAAAATCACCATGCTGGGCGTCAGACGCGAGACGATCCAGACGTTTACCGCCGTAAGCGAACAGACAGTCAAAGAGATGGCGGCGGGCGCAAAACAGCGCTCAGAGGCGGACGTCAGCCTGGCCGTGAGTGGTTATGCCGGGCCGGACGGCGGAGAGGACGGAACGCCAGCGGGCACGGTGTGGTTTGCCTGGCAACTGGCTGATGATGAGATCCATACCAGCGTAAAGCGGTTTGATGGCGACAGTGAATCGGTGCTCGCGCAGGCGACCAGTTATGCTATGGCGGCGCTGATACTGCTGCTGGCAGAGTATGTTTAG
- a CDS encoding GlxA family transcriptional regulator translates to MKKILIIVPDGGMLFESAGIADILMQANQLQTEGLTRPRYQVSVATTQSHQVIHGQSGLNLLADHRLHDLDPREALDTIIITGRGQNELEGTAVVDWLRLAAPHARRIASVCGGALLLAETGLLNGRRATTHWRLLDTLQTAFPEVNVEGGPLYIQDGNIWTSGGVSSGFDLTLALVEEDYGFSLARDIAQDFVMYLRRPGGQLQFSRFNLTQTSGSGPINALLAWILENITADLCVEKLAEKVAMSPRNFTRVFTRETGVSPARYVAEARLAAARQQLEQTTDTLDRIAEQTGFGSSINLRRLFEKQLNLTPGEYRQRFHIRKMA, encoded by the coding sequence ATGAAGAAAATCCTTATTATCGTCCCCGATGGCGGGATGCTGTTCGAATCCGCCGGGATCGCCGACATTCTGATGCAGGCTAATCAGCTGCAAACGGAAGGGTTAACGCGTCCGCGCTATCAGGTGAGTGTCGCCACCACGCAGTCGCACCAGGTGATCCATGGTCAGTCCGGATTAAACCTGCTTGCGGATCACCGTCTCCATGATCTCGATCCGCGGGAAGCGCTCGACACTATTATCATCACCGGCAGAGGCCAGAATGAACTGGAAGGCACAGCGGTTGTCGACTGGCTGCGCCTCGCCGCGCCCCATGCCCGTCGCATCGCGTCAGTCTGCGGCGGCGCGTTATTGCTGGCGGAAACCGGTCTGCTGAATGGCAGGCGCGCCACCACCCACTGGCGACTGTTGGACACTCTGCAAACAGCCTTTCCTGAAGTGAATGTTGAAGGCGGGCCGCTGTACATTCAGGACGGCAATATCTGGACTTCCGGCGGGGTCAGCTCCGGTTTTGACCTGACGCTGGCGCTGGTGGAAGAGGATTATGGTTTCAGCCTTGCCCGCGACATCGCGCAGGATTTTGTGATGTACCTGCGCCGCCCTGGCGGGCAACTGCAGTTCAGCCGTTTCAACCTTACGCAGACCAGCGGTTCCGGGCCAATAAATGCGTTGCTGGCGTGGATCCTCGAAAACATTACCGCTGACCTTTGCGTGGAGAAACTGGCGGAAAAAGTCGCCATGAGCCCGCGCAATTTCACCCGCGTTTTTACCCGCGAAACCGGTGTCTCACCGGCGCGTTATGTCGCCGAAGCACGTCTTGCCGCCGCACGACAACAGCTTGAGCAAACCACCGACACGCTGGACCGTATCGCCGAACAGACCGGTTTTGGCAGCAGCATCAACCTGCGTCGTCTCTTCGAAAAGCAGCTCAACCTGACGCCAGGCGAATACCGCCAGCGCTTTCATATCCGCAAAATGGCGTAA
- a CDS encoding zinc-dependent alcohol dehydrogenase, whose amino-acid sequence MKALTYHGPHNVSVDTTPDPGLEATDDIILRVTATAICGSDLHLYRGKIPGTSHGDIFGHEFMGEVVEAGPDVKAVSKGDRVVIPFVIACGDCFFCRLQQYSACENTNSGKGAALNRKSITPPAALFGYSNLYGGVPGGQAEYVRVPKANTGPFKVPDSLPDEKVLFLSDILPTAWQAVKNAEIKPGSSVAIYGAGPVGLLSAACARYNGAEQIFIIDHNDYRLAFAQQRYGAIPINFDKNDDPAAWIIENTPGNRGVDAVIDAVGFEAKGSLTETVLSTLKIEGSSGKAIRQCIAAVRRGGIVSVPGVYAGFIHGFMFGDAFDKGLTFKMGQTHVHAWLPDLLKLIEQGHLTPEEIVTHHMPLEDAARGYEIFEKRQEECRKVILVPGMSGEKATI is encoded by the coding sequence ATGAAAGCACTGACTTATCACGGTCCGCATAATGTCAGCGTCGATACCACCCCTGATCCGGGATTAGAAGCCACTGACGATATTATTCTTCGGGTCACTGCCACCGCCATTTGTGGCTCTGATTTGCATCTCTATCGTGGGAAAATACCCGGCACCAGTCACGGTGATATTTTTGGCCACGAGTTTATGGGCGAGGTCGTTGAGGCCGGTCCGGACGTGAAAGCGGTCAGCAAAGGCGATCGCGTGGTGATCCCGTTTGTTATCGCCTGTGGCGACTGTTTTTTCTGCCGTTTGCAGCAATACTCAGCCTGCGAAAACACCAACAGCGGCAAGGGCGCGGCGCTGAACCGCAAAAGCATTACGCCGCCTGCCGCGCTGTTTGGCTACAGCAACCTCTACGGCGGCGTGCCTGGCGGACAGGCGGAATATGTCCGTGTGCCGAAAGCCAATACCGGCCCGTTTAAAGTGCCGGACAGCCTGCCCGATGAAAAAGTGCTGTTTCTTTCCGATATTCTCCCCACCGCCTGGCAGGCGGTGAAAAACGCCGAAATTAAACCGGGCTCCAGCGTGGCGATTTACGGTGCCGGGCCGGTGGGGCTGCTGTCGGCGGCCTGCGCGCGGTATAACGGCGCGGAACAGATTTTCATCATCGACCATAATGATTACCGGCTGGCGTTCGCTCAGCAGCGTTATGGCGCCATCCCGATTAACTTCGATAAGAACGACGACCCGGCGGCGTGGATCATCGAAAACACGCCGGGCAACCGCGGAGTGGATGCAGTCATTGATGCGGTCGGGTTTGAAGCAAAAGGCAGCCTCACCGAAACGGTGCTAAGCACGCTCAAAATTGAAGGCAGCAGCGGGAAGGCGATTCGCCAGTGTATCGCCGCCGTGCGGCGGGGAGGGATCGTCAGCGTTCCGGGGGTTTACGCCGGGTTTATCCACGGATTTATGTTCGGAGACGCCTTTGATAAAGGGCTGACGTTTAAGATGGGCCAGACGCACGTCCATGCCTGGCTGCCGGATTTACTGAAACTTATTGAGCAGGGCCATCTCACGCCGGAAGAGATTGTCACGCACCATATGCCGCTTGAAGATGCCGCGCGCGGCTATGAAATTTTCGAAAAACGTCAGGAGGAGTGCCGCAAGGTGATACTGGTTCCGGGGATGTCCGGAGAAAAAGCGACGATTTGA
- the gap gene encoding type I glyceraldehyde-3-phosphate dehydrogenase has translation MVKVGINGFGRIGRNVLRAALGNDNLQIVAINDLTDSKTLAHLLKYDSLLGTLKEDVSAAEGHLRVGGQPITVFSERDPANIPWRDAGVDIVIEATGFFTDRAKAAVHIEHGGAKRVIISAPGKNDDLTIVMGVNDGLYDPHKHYVLSNGSCTTNGLAPAAQVLHQNFGIKHGLMNTTHAYTNSQALHDQPEKDLRGARAAALSIVPYSSGAAKALGKVIPELDGKMTGYSLRVPVPVVSIVDLTVTLERDVTAEEVNNAFRNAAASGPLKGILGYSDEPLVSSDYQGDPRSSIIDGLSTLVIGGNMVKILAWYDNEWGFSNRLVDLALLMARRER, from the coding sequence ATGGTTAAGGTCGGTATTAATGGTTTCGGCAGGATCGGACGTAACGTACTGCGCGCGGCGTTGGGTAATGACAATCTGCAAATCGTCGCGATTAATGATCTGACAGACAGCAAAACGCTGGCTCATTTGCTGAAATACGACTCCCTGCTCGGTACGCTGAAGGAAGACGTTTCCGCCGCTGAAGGGCACTTGCGCGTAGGCGGTCAGCCGATCACCGTGTTCAGCGAACGCGACCCGGCAAATATTCCATGGCGGGATGCCGGTGTGGATATCGTTATCGAAGCGACCGGTTTTTTCACTGATCGCGCTAAAGCCGCCGTGCATATTGAGCATGGTGGTGCTAAACGCGTCATCATCTCCGCACCGGGCAAAAACGACGATTTGACCATTGTGATGGGCGTCAATGACGGGTTGTACGATCCGCATAAACACTATGTCCTCAGCAACGGCAGTTGTACAACCAACGGTCTGGCGCCTGCCGCACAAGTTCTCCATCAGAATTTCGGTATTAAACACGGTCTGATGAATACCACCCACGCGTATACCAACAGCCAGGCGCTGCACGACCAGCCGGAAAAAGATTTACGTGGCGCACGCGCCGCTGCGCTGTCGATTGTGCCCTACTCCAGCGGTGCCGCGAAAGCGCTGGGGAAAGTGATCCCTGAGCTGGATGGCAAAATGACGGGTTACTCGTTGCGCGTGCCGGTGCCGGTGGTATCGATCGTCGACCTTACCGTAACGCTGGAGCGTGATGTGACGGCAGAAGAAGTGAACAACGCTTTCCGCAACGCTGCCGCGTCCGGACCGCTGAAAGGGATACTGGGCTACAGCGACGAACCGCTAGTCTCCAGCGATTACCAGGGCGACCCGCGTTCCTCCATCATTGATGGTCTGTCGACACTGGTGATTGGCGGCAATATGGTCAAAATCCTCGCCTGGTATGACAACGAATGGGGATTTTCAAACAGGCTGGTGGATCTGGCGCTGTTGATGGCCCGGCGTGAACGCTAA